The Clostridioides difficile genome has a segment encoding these proteins:
- a CDS encoding dihydroorotate dehydrogenase has product MYNFLGKELKSPFIIGSGPLTYSAAGCKILSDAGAGAVVTKTIRKERAINPAPHMVRNTANALLNNEKWTDFEPEQWIDFEIPQMKKDGTVCIASVGHTIEESSELVEKVANAGADFIELVSYDYRDLIPMLKDAKERVNIPVIVKLPPMIDEIGAFAKKLEEAGADAITACDSVGPALRIDIETGQPLLGGNGIGYLSGETIKPITLQRIYEIKKEVKIPIIGLGGCVSGDDALEMIMAGADFVGICSVVILKGAQVIAKIHNDLNSNLDRLGYKTIENACGVVHKHMGEVNERLSFEFTYDEEKCTKCKMCERVCAYQARKLNDKMELNKDECRYCGLCISVCKPKALGRKISCSELNA; this is encoded by the coding sequence ATGTATAATTTTTTAGGGAAAGAATTAAAATCACCTTTTATAATAGGTTCAGGTCCGTTGACATATAGTGCAGCTGGATGTAAGATACTAAGTGATGCAGGAGCAGGGGCAGTTGTTACTAAGACTATAAGAAAAGAAAGAGCTATAAATCCAGCACCTCATATGGTTAGAAACACAGCAAATGCTCTTTTAAATAATGAGAAATGGACAGATTTTGAGCCAGAGCAATGGATAGATTTTGAAATACCACAAATGAAAAAAGATGGAACTGTATGTATAGCTTCAGTAGGTCATACAATAGAAGAAAGTAGTGAATTAGTAGAAAAGGTTGCAAATGCAGGAGCTGACTTTATCGAGCTTGTATCTTATGACTATAGAGATTTAATACCAATGCTTAAAGATGCAAAAGAAAGAGTGAATATACCAGTAATAGTTAAACTTCCTCCTATGATAGACGAAATAGGGGCTTTTGCTAAAAAATTAGAAGAAGCAGGAGCAGATGCAATAACTGCTTGTGATTCTGTAGGGCCAGCACTTAGAATTGACATAGAAACTGGTCAACCTTTATTAGGCGGAAATGGAATTGGATATTTAAGTGGAGAAACTATTAAACCAATAACTTTACAAAGAATATATGAAATAAAAAAAGAAGTAAAGATACCTATAATAGGGTTAGGTGGATGTGTTAGTGGAGATGATGCCTTAGAAATGATTATGGCAGGTGCTGACTTTGTTGGTATATGCTCAGTAGTAATACTAAAAGGTGCTCAAGTAATAGCTAAAATCCACAATGACTTAAATTCTAATCTTGACAGACTAGGATATAAAACTATAGAAAATGCTTGTGGTGTAGTACATAAGCATATGGGAGAGGTAAATGAAAGACTTAGTTTTGAATTTACTTATGATGAAGAAAAATGTACTAAATGTAAGATGTGTGAGAGAGTATGTGCATATCAAGCCAGAAAACTAAATGACAAAATGGAATTAAATAAAGATGAATGTAGATATTGTGGTCTTTGCATATCAGTATGTAAACCAAAGGCACTTGGAAGAAAGATTTCATGTTCAGAATTAAATGCATAA